The following are from one region of the Anaerolineales bacterium genome:
- a CDS encoding PDZ domain-containing protein has product RGAGDCDSASLSPGGDLLVAIDGKPIADFNDLISYLVEHTSVGQKVVVTVLRDGKEVELPVTIGPRP; this is encoded by the coding sequence TGCGCGGCGCCGGCGACTGCGACAGCGCCAGCCTGAGCCCGGGTGGCGACCTATTGGTGGCGATCGACGGGAAGCCGATCGCCGATTTCAACGATCTGATCTCGTACCTGGTCGAGCACACCAGCGTCGGCCAGAAGGTTGTTGTGACCGTTCTCCGCGACGGGAAGGAGGTTGAACTACCGGTGACC